In Bradyrhizobium manausense, the sequence CTGGAATGTGCCGGGCTGGCCTGTGGCCACGAGGCCGGCAACGCGCGTCGCGCCGCCACTCTTGCCATCGCCGCGCACGGTGACGCCAATGCCGACGATGGTGAAACGGCTGCCGAGACGGATTGGAATATTCGGTGCGCCGACCGTCACCGTCGATTTTCCCTTCAGTGGAATTTCGAGTTGCAGCAATGCCACGTCGGCGGTGGCGCGATGCGATTGCATCGCCTGCATGTTGAAGCTCGGATGGATCGCGACGGTGCGCACGTTCAGCAATTGCGGCTGACCGTCCTTGCTGCGATCTACGATCTTGTAGTCGGCGCCGGGCTGCACGCAGTGGGCGACCGTCAGCACAAGCTGCGGCGCGATCAGGCTGCCCGTGCAGAAATTGCCGCGCGAGCCAACGATGGTGACGACCGCGCGCGCAACGCCATCCATCTGCGGCGTGCCGCCGCCGACAATGGCATGAGCCGGCGTGGCGAGCAGCAGCGCAGATACGATGAGAGTTGCAAGCTTCTTCATGGGAACACGCTCGTATGTCGGCAGGACTGGCCCTTGCCGATAGCGCATGCTAGCCCTCTTGAAAAGGAATTGACGAGGGCAGGACAGTGGCGATCGAGGCTGTGATCTTTGATTTTGGCGGCGTGTTGACGAGCTCGCCATTCGAGGCGTTTTCGCGATTCGAGACTGAGCGCGGCTTGCCGATCGACATCATCCGGCGCACCAACGCCGCCAATCACCTCGAAAATGCATGGGCGAGGTTCGAGCGCGCCGAAGTCGACATCGAAACTTTCGATAAGCTGTTCGCGGCGGAATCGCTTGCGCTCGGCGCCGAGGTGGGCGGACGCGACGTGCTGCCATTGCTCCAGGGCGATCTGCGCCCCGAGATGGTCGAGGCGCTGAAGCGCATCAAGGCCAAATTCAAGACCGGCTGCATCACCAACAATCTGCCGGCCAACGCCATCGGCAGCATGACCGGCCGCTCGCTCTACATCGCCGAGGTGATGGTGCTGTTCGACCACGTCATCGAATCGGCCAAGATTGGCCTGCGCAAGCCGGATCCGCGCATTTACCAGCTGATGGTGGAGACGCTGAAGGTCGATCCGAAGAAATGCGTTTATCTCGACGACCTCGGCGTCAATCTGAAGCCGGCGCGCGAAATGGGCATGACCACGATCAAGGTTGCGAACGGCGCACAGGCGATCGCGGAGCTCGAGGCGGCAACGGGATTGAGGCTGGGGTAGTCTATCCTTCGTCATCGCGCTCGCAACGACGGCTGGGGCGAGATATCGCCTAACCAGGATTATTCGGCCGCAGTCGCGATCCGTTCTGGGAACGCGGCTGCAAGCGAAGCACGATCCGGCTTCAGCACACCACGCTCGGTGATGAGACCGGTGACAAGGCGCGCCGGGGTAACGTCGAAAGCGTAATTCGCAACCGGCGAACCCTCTGGCACGATACGCACTGTCTCCAGGCGACCATCGGCGGTACGGCCGGTCATGTCGGTCACTTCAATGCCGCTGCGCTGCTCGATCGGGATGTCGCGAATGCCGTCGTTGACGGCGAAATCGATCGTCGGCGAAGGCAGCGCGACATAGAAGGGCACGCCATTGTCATGCGCGGCGAGCGCTTTCAGATAGGTACCGATCTTGTTGCAGACATCGCCATTGGCAGCGACGCGGTCGGTGCCAACGATGGCAAGATCGACCATGCCATGCTGCATCAGATGCCCGCCGGTATTATCGGGGATCACCGTGTGCGGCACGCCGTGGTGGCCGAGCTCCCATGCGGTAAGCGAGGCGCCCTGGTTGCGCGGGCGGGTCTCGTCGACCCAGACATGGATCTTGATGCCGCGCTCGTGCGCGAGATAGATCGGTGCCGTCGCAGTGCCCCAGTCGACGGTGGCGAGCCAGCCGGCATTACAATGGGTCAGCACGTTGACCGTTTCGCCCGGCTTCTTCCTCGCCGCGATTGCTTCGATCAGCTTCAGGCCGTTGCCGGCAATACCGCGGTTGATCTCGACATCCTGCTCGACGATCTCGTCGGCGCGGGCGTAAGCCGCTTCCGCCCGTTCGACAGGATCGATCGGCGCGAGCACCGCGCGCATCTCGTCAAGCGCCCATTTCAGATTGATCGCGGTCGGCCGCGTCACGACCAGCGTGTCGTAAGCGTGCTTCAGGCCGGCGTCCGAGGCGTCATCGCGCATCGCGAGAGCCATGCCGTAAGCCGCAGTCGCGCCGATCAGCGGCGCGCCGCGCACCAGCATGTCGCGGATCGCCACCGCTGCGTCGTCGCACGAGGTCAGCCTTGCGATGATGAACTCGTGCGGCAGCCGACGCTGATCGATTGCGCCGACGGACCAGCCGTCACGTTCGCGCCAAATGCTGCGGAAATGCTTGCCGTCGACCTTCATGGCGTTCTGCCTTTCGTTTCAGCCGCGCAGAATGCGCCCGGCTACCGCGTCGAGCTTTTTCAGAAGCTCGGGATCGCGCGCCTCGGGCGCGGTAATCAGCGCGGTGTCGAGCGCGCGATCCGAACCGATCGGGCACGGCTCATGCTCGCGCGGAAAATCCTTGGCGAGCCGCGCCACCAGCGCCTTGGCCTTGTCGGCATTGGACGTCAGCACGCGAATGATGTCCTGCACGGTGACGGCGTCGTGGTCGGGATGCCAACAGTCGAAATCCGTCACCATCGCGACGGTCGCGTAGCAGATCTCGGCCTCGCGGGCGAGCTTTGCTTCGGGCATGTTGGTCATGCCGATCACGGAATAGCCCAGCGTCTTGTAGGTCATGCTTTCCGCATAGGTAGAGAACTGCGGTCCCTCCATGCAGACATAGGTGCCGCCGCGCGCGAACGCGATGCCCTCGGCTTCGGCCGCGGCAGCAAGATGGATGCGCAGCCGCGGCGAGACCGGATGCGCCATCGAGACATGCGCGACGCAGCCCTTGCCGAAGAACGAACTCTCGCGTTTGTGGGTGCGGTCCACGAACTGATCGACGAGAACGAAAGTACCGGGCGGCATCTCGTCCTTGAAGGAACCGCAGGCCGACAGCGAGATCAGATCGGTGACACCGGCGCGCTTCAGCACGTCGATATTGGCGCGATAATTGATGTCGGAGGGCGAGAGCCGGTGCCCCTTGTCGTGCCGCGGCAGGAACACGATCGGCAGG encodes:
- a CDS encoding S1 family peptidase, which translates into the protein MKKLATLIVSALLLATPAHAIVGGGTPQMDGVARAVVTIVGSRGNFCTGSLIAPQLVLTVAHCVQPGADYKIVDRSKDGQPQLLNVRTVAIHPSFNMQAMQSHRATADVALLQLEIPLKGKSTVTVGAPNIPIRLGSRFTIVGIGVTVRGDGKSGGATRVAGLVATGQPGTFQIRLVDPVTNGVRDGIGACTGDSGGPVFEDKPGGAVLVGVISWSTGPNGAAGCGGLTGVTPLTLYRDWILQTARNWGAAL
- a CDS encoding HAD-IA family hydrolase, which encodes MAIEAVIFDFGGVLTSSPFEAFSRFETERGLPIDIIRRTNAANHLENAWARFERAEVDIETFDKLFAAESLALGAEVGGRDVLPLLQGDLRPEMVEALKRIKAKFKTGCITNNLPANAIGSMTGRSLYIAEVMVLFDHVIESAKIGLRKPDPRIYQLMVETLKVDPKKCVYLDDLGVNLKPAREMGMTTIKVANGAQAIAELEAATGLRLG
- the mtnA gene encoding S-methyl-5-thioribose-1-phosphate isomerase, with product MKVDGKHFRSIWRERDGWSVGAIDQRRLPHEFIIARLTSCDDAAVAIRDMLVRGAPLIGATAAYGMALAMRDDASDAGLKHAYDTLVVTRPTAINLKWALDEMRAVLAPIDPVERAEAAYARADEIVEQDVEINRGIAGNGLKLIEAIAARKKPGETVNVLTHCNAGWLATVDWGTATAPIYLAHERGIKIHVWVDETRPRNQGASLTAWELGHHGVPHTVIPDNTGGHLMQHGMVDLAIVGTDRVAANGDVCNKIGTYLKALAAHDNGVPFYVALPSPTIDFAVNDGIRDIPIEQRSGIEVTDMTGRTADGRLETVRIVPEGSPVANYAFDVTPARLVTGLITERGVLKPDRASLAAAFPERIATAAE
- a CDS encoding S-methyl-5'-thioadenosine phosphorylase, with the protein product MTQAVLGIIGGSGIYDLPGLEGAHEEVIRSPWGEPSAPVRRGSIAGLPIVFLPRHDKGHRLSPSDINYRANIDVLKRAGVTDLISLSACGSFKDEMPPGTFVLVDQFVDRTHKRESSFFGKGCVAHVSMAHPVSPRLRIHLAAAAEAEGIAFARGGTYVCMEGPQFSTYAESMTYKTLGYSVIGMTNMPEAKLAREAEICYATVAMVTDFDCWHPDHDAVTVQDIIRVLTSNADKAKALVARLAKDFPREHEPCPIGSDRALDTALITAPEARDPELLKKLDAVAGRILRG